In the genome of Brachionichthys hirsutus isolate HB-005 chromosome 23, CSIRO-AGI_Bhir_v1, whole genome shotgun sequence, one region contains:
- the LOC137911584 gene encoding zinc finger protein 135-like yields MRTHTSEKPYSCKTCGKHFTRSVALTAHMRIHTGEKPYSCETCGKHFRQNDKLKYHMRTHTGEKPYSCKTCGKHFRRGDRLKYHMRAHTNEKPYSCESCGKSFRENGSLTVHMRTHTCERPYSCETCGKHFTRSVGLTQHMRIHTCEKPYSCETCGKYFTRSVGLTQHMRIHTGEKPYSCKTCGKHFIQRQGLTRHMETHTGALNVCKEKEVPADQQLRQQEMYCSLDKEGPEPPRVKEEQEEIPTSQEREWLKLEQETESLMLSPTSEEKDQSNDQTLYMKSDEDAASEESGVLMPVISSVVGAADIDQLLFSNGCRASASHDKRRERPEEGVEFEPTRQSHSRRNRKGRPHVCTTCSKAFATNGSCKEHMRSHTVEIPHSCKTCGKHFKSRAGLTVHMRSHTEALN; encoded by the exons atgagaacccacacaagtgagaagccttacagttgtaaaacatgtgggaaacatttcacacGTAGTGTAGCGTTGACCgcacacatgagaatccacacag gtgagaaaccgTACAGTTGTGAAacgtgtgggaaacatttcagacagaatgATAAGTTGAAataccacatgagaacccacacaggtgagaagccttacagttgtaaaacatgtgggaaacatttcagacggGGTGATAGGTTGAAATACCACATGAGAGCCCACACaaatgagaagccttacagctgtGAATCATGTGGGAAAAGTTTTAGAGAGAATGGTtctttgacagtccacatgagaacccacacatgTGAGAGGCCTTACAGCTGTGAAACATGCGGGAAACATTTCACACGTAGTGTAGGGTTGACacaacacatgagaatccacacatgtgagaagccttacagctgtGAAACGTGTGGGAAATATTTCACACGTAGTGTAGGGTTGACacaacacatgagaatccacacaggtgagaagccatacagttgtaaaacatgtgggaaacatttcataCAAAGGCAAGGGTTGACGCGCCACATGGAAACCCACACAGGAGCCTTAAATGTATGTAAGGAgaaggaggttcctgctgatcagcagctccgTCAGCAGGAGATGTATTGCAGTTTGGACAAAGAGgggccagagcctccacgtgtgaaagaggagcaggaagaaatccccaccagtcaggagagagagtgGCTTAAACTGGAGCAGGAGACTGAATCCTTAATGTTGAGTCCTACTTCTGAAGAAAAAGATCAGAGCAACGATCAGACTCTGTACATGAAatctgatgaagatgcagcatcagaagagtctggagttctcatgcctgttattagctctgtggtaggagcagcagacattgaccagctgctgttctctaacggCTGTCGGGCATCAGCAAGCCATGATAAGAGACGTGAGAGACCTGAAGAGGGTGTAGAATTTGAGCCCACACGTCAATCCCACAGCAGAAGGAACAGAAAAGGGAGACCACATGTTTGTACAACATGTAGCAAGGCTTTTGCGACAAATGGAAGTTGtaaagaacacatgagaagtcaCACAGTTGAGATCCctcacagttgtaaaacatgtgggaaacatttcaaatcTCGTGCAGGGTTGACGGTCCACATGAGAAGCCACACAGAAGCCTTAAATTAG
- the LOC137911778 gene encoding zinc finger protein 345-like, translating into MKSHRRNCPQQHVCKEEEEEEEEEVPADQQLRQQEMYCSLDKEEPEPPRVKEEQEEIPTSQEREWLKLEQETESLMLSPTSEEKDQSNDQTLYMKSDEDAASEESGVLMPVISSVVGAADIDQLLFSNGCQASASHDKRRERPEEGVEFEPTRQSHSRGNRKGRPHICTTCSKAFATNANCKEHMRTHTGEKPYSCETCGKHFRWRDGLKCHMRTHTGERPYSCETCAKSFKVSHSLMRHMRTHTGEKPYSCETCGKHFRQNDKLKYHMRTHTGEKPYSCKTCGKHFRRGDRLKYHMRAHTNEKPYSCESCGKSFRENGSLTVHMRTHTCERPYSCETCGKHFTRSVGLTQHMRIHTCEKPYSCETCGKYFTRSVGLTQHMRIHTGEKPYSCKTCGKHFIQRQGLTRHMETHTGALNVCKKKEVPADQQLRQQEMYCSLDKEGPEPPRVKEEQEEIPTSQEREWLKLEQETESLMLSPTSEEKDQSNDQTLYMKSDEDAASEESGVLMPVISSVQAMIRDVRDLKRV; encoded by the exons ATGAAATCGCACAGAAGAA attgtccacagcaacatgtctgtaaggaggaggaggaggaggaggaggaggaggttcctgctgatcagcagctccgTCAGCAGGAGATGTACTGCAGtttggacaaagaggagccagagcctccacgtgtgaaagaggagcaggaagaaatccccaccagtcaggagagagagtgGCTTAAACTGGAGCAGGAGACTGAATCCTTGATGTTGAGTCCTACTTCTGAAGAAAAAGATCAGAGCAACGATCAGACTCTGTACATGAAatctgatgaagatgcagcatcagaagagtctggagttctcatgcctgttattagctctgtggtaggagcagcagacattgaccagctgctgttctctaatgGCTGTCAGGCATCAGCAAGCCATGATAAGAGACGTGAGAGACCTGAAGAGGGTGTAGAATTTGAGCCCACACGTCAATCCCACAGCAGAGGGAACAGAAAAGGGAGACCACATATTTGTACAACATGTAGCAAGGCTTTTGCGACAAATGCAAATTGTaaagaacacatgagaacccacacaggtgagaagccttacagttgtgaaacatgtgggaaacatttcagatggCGTGATGGGTTGAaatgccacatgagaacccacacaggtgagaggccttacagttgtgaaacatgtgcgaAAAGTTTTAAAGTGAGTCATTCTTTGATGCgtcacatgagaacccacacaggtgagaaaccgTACAGTTGTGAAacgtgtgggaaacatttcagacagaatgATAAGTTGAAataccacatgagaacccacacaggtgagaagccttacagttgtaaaacatgtgggaaacatttcagacggGGTGATAGGTTGAAATACCACATGAGAGCCCACACaaatgagaagccttacagctgtGAATCATGTGGGAAAAGTTTTAGAGAGAATGGTtctttgacagtccacatgagaacccacacatgTGAGAGGCCTTACAGCTGTGAAACATGCGGGAAACATTTCACACGTAGTGTAGGGTTGACacaacacatgagaatccacacatgtgagaagccttacagctgtGAAACGTGTGGGAAATATTTCACACGTAGTGTAGGGTTGACacaacacatgagaatccacacaggtgagaagccatacagttgtaaaacatgtgggaaacatttcataCAAAGGCAAGGGTTGACGCGCCACATGGAAACCCACACAGGAGCCTTAAATGTATGTAAAAAgaaggaggttcctgctgatcagcagctccgTCAGCAGGAGATGTATTGCAGTTTGGACAAAGAGgggccagagcctccacgtgtgaaagaggagcaggaagaaatccccaccagtcaggagagagagtgGCTTAAACTGGAGCAGGAGACTGAATCCTTAATGTTGAGTCCTACTTCTGAAGAAAAAGATCAGAGCAACGATCAGACTCTGTACATGAAatctgatgaagatgcagcatcagaagagtctggagttctcatgcctgttattagctctgtg CAAGCCATGATAAGAGACGTGAGAGACCTGAAGAGGGTGTAG
- the LOC137911585 gene encoding zinc finger protein 260-like has protein sequence MRSHTVERPYSCKTCGKHFRRSAHLTRHMRTHTGEKPYSCKTCGKHFSRSGTLTVHMRTHTGEKPYSCETCGKHFRRSGHLTSHMNTHTGEKPYSCETCGKHFRRSAHLTRHMRTHTGGKPYSCKTCGKHFRRSGTLTVHMRTHTGGKPYSCKTCGKHFSQSGALAVHMRTHTGEKPYSCGTCGKHFRQSAHLTRHMRTHTEAVN, from the coding sequence atgagaagtcaCACAGTTGAGaggccttacagttgtaaaacatgtgggaaacatttcagacggaGCGCTCatttgacacgccacatgagaacccacacaggtgagaagccttacagttgtaaaacatgtgggaaacatttcagtcgGAGTGGaacattgacagtccacatgagaacccacacaggtgagaagccttacagttgtgaaacatgtgggaaacatttcagacggaGCGGTCATTTGACAAGCCACATGAatacccacacaggtgagaagccttacagttgtgaaacatgtgggaaacatttcagacggaGCGCTCatttgacacgccacatgagaacccacacaggtgggaagccttacagttgtaaaacatgtgggaaacatttcagacggaGTGGaacattgacagtccacatgagaacccacacaggtgggaagccttacagttgtaaaacatgtgggaaacatttcagtcaGAGTGGAGcattggcagtccacatgagaacccacacaggtgagaagccttacagttgtgggacatgtgggaaacatttcagacagagtgctcatttgacacgccacatgagaacccacacagaggCCGTAAATTAG